One part of the Luteibacter yeojuensis genome encodes these proteins:
- a CDS encoding patatin-like phospholipase family protein yields MPDTDLPLAHPEITPPPRAYTFELGLALAGAVSGGAYAAGVLDFVYEALEHWYEAKRNKLPVPSHDVLLRDISGASAGSINGVMSAVALPYAFPHVHIADVDVPDNPFYDVWVKRIDIRGFLGTDDLKDKNVPIASLLDTRSLDDIAAHVLRFEGPPLARPYVANPLKLVFTVTNLRGVPYAVPFAGATADAVHSMVAHEDYLRFAVDTGQGPYDRAWQYPDDLYVPHPKQLPDRAWTSLMNAALASSAFPGGLRYREVERRWSDYMQRTVVVPDEHGRSRVVPIEPRRDAWDRHGPTYRFVGVDGGAMDNEPFELARTELAGTLGRNPRRGDEVNRIVLMVDPFPEPDDLGPEFAASINIVEALTALFASWKQQARFKPREIALALDDAVYSRFLIAPTRPALDGTTRWLGGRAIAAGALGGFSGFFAEAYRRHDFLLGRRNAQRFLAEHFLVPANNPIVAGWAADPALAHFLRDRDGVRHAPVIPLVGHCDPGQREDLLPDWPKGAFDPASLMPAVKKRLDALYSVATATWKDKILTWLAWHTYARRKLLDFASRKLLEALQKHDLW; encoded by the coding sequence ATGCCCGATACGGACCTGCCCCTGGCGCACCCGGAAATCACGCCTCCCCCACGGGCGTACACCTTCGAACTGGGGCTTGCGCTGGCCGGTGCGGTGTCCGGCGGCGCCTATGCCGCCGGTGTCCTGGATTTCGTCTATGAGGCGCTGGAACACTGGTACGAGGCGAAGCGGAACAAGCTTCCGGTCCCCAGCCACGACGTCCTCCTGAGGGATATCTCGGGCGCGTCGGCCGGCAGTATCAACGGCGTGATGTCGGCGGTGGCGCTGCCTTACGCGTTTCCCCACGTGCACATCGCCGATGTGGACGTGCCGGACAACCCGTTCTACGACGTCTGGGTGAAACGGATCGACATCCGTGGTTTCCTCGGCACGGACGACCTCAAGGACAAGAACGTCCCGATCGCCTCGCTGCTCGACACGCGCTCCCTGGACGATATCGCGGCGCACGTCCTGCGCTTCGAGGGCCCGCCACTGGCGCGCCCTTACGTCGCCAACCCGCTGAAGCTGGTGTTCACCGTGACGAACCTGCGCGGCGTGCCGTATGCGGTGCCGTTCGCGGGCGCCACCGCGGACGCCGTGCACAGCATGGTCGCGCACGAGGACTACCTGCGCTTTGCCGTCGACACGGGGCAGGGGCCTTACGACCGCGCCTGGCAGTACCCCGACGATCTCTACGTGCCGCATCCCAAGCAGCTGCCCGATCGAGCCTGGACCTCCCTGATGAACGCCGCGCTGGCATCCTCGGCGTTCCCCGGCGGCCTGCGTTATCGCGAGGTGGAGCGGCGCTGGAGCGACTACATGCAACGCACCGTCGTGGTACCGGACGAACATGGCAGGTCACGGGTCGTGCCGATCGAGCCGAGGCGCGACGCATGGGACCGCCACGGCCCGACCTACCGCTTCGTCGGGGTGGACGGCGGGGCGATGGACAACGAGCCCTTTGAACTCGCCCGCACCGAACTGGCGGGCACCCTGGGCCGGAACCCCCGCCGTGGCGACGAAGTGAACCGCATCGTGCTCATGGTGGACCCGTTTCCCGAGCCCGACGACCTGGGGCCTGAATTCGCGGCGTCGATCAACATCGTGGAAGCGCTGACGGCGCTCTTCGCCTCGTGGAAGCAACAGGCGCGCTTCAAACCCCGGGAGATCGCCCTGGCGCTCGACGATGCGGTCTATAGCCGCTTCCTGATCGCGCCCACCCGCCCCGCGCTGGACGGAACCACCCGCTGGCTCGGCGGCCGTGCCATCGCCGCGGGGGCGCTCGGCGGTTTTTCCGGCTTCTTCGCCGAAGCCTACCGCCGCCATGACTTCCTGCTCGGCCGGCGTAACGCCCAGCGTTTCCTGGCCGAGCATTTCCTCGTGCCGGCGAATAATCCCATCGTCGCCGGGTGGGCCGCCGATCCGGCGCTGGCCCACTTCCTTCGCGATCGCGACGGCGTGCGGCACGCACCGGTCATTCCCCTCGTGGGGCACTGCGACCCCGGCCAGCGCGAAGACCTTCTTCCGGACTGGCCCAAGGGCGCCTTCGATCCGGCGAGCCTCATGCCGGCGGTAAAGAAGCGGCTGGATGCGCTGTATTCGGTCGCCACGGCCACATGGAAAGACAAGATCCTGACCTGGCTTGCCTGGCATACCTATGCACGCAGGAAGCTGCTCGATTTCGCCTCGCGAAAGCTGCTCGAAGCGTTGCAGAAACATGACCTCTGGTGA
- the tpiA gene encoding triose-phosphate isomerase: MRKKLVAGNWKMHGSRVMADALVGEIVENLPGGVEVVVFPPDVYLAGLSDRYGDRGLGFGAQDLSEHHALGAYTGEIAGEMLRDVGADWVLVGHSERRQYQRETDDLLAKKFDAARTAGLKPILCVGETLEEHEDGRAEEVIGHQIGVVIDCCGIESFRDAVIAYEPVWAIGTGLTATPEKAQKIHAAIRSQLAKKDANISLLTRVLYGGSVKPANAAELFAQPDVDGGLIGGASLVASDFLDICAAARR; encoded by the coding sequence ATGCGCAAGAAGCTGGTCGCCGGTAACTGGAAGATGCACGGCTCCCGCGTCATGGCCGACGCCCTCGTCGGCGAGATCGTCGAGAACCTGCCCGGAGGCGTGGAGGTGGTGGTCTTTCCGCCGGATGTGTACCTGGCGGGGCTGAGCGACCGATACGGCGACCGCGGCCTGGGCTTCGGTGCCCAGGACCTGTCCGAGCACCACGCCCTGGGCGCGTATACCGGTGAAATCGCCGGCGAGATGTTGCGCGATGTCGGTGCCGATTGGGTCCTGGTGGGCCATTCCGAACGCCGCCAGTACCAGCGGGAAACCGACGATCTGCTGGCGAAGAAATTCGACGCGGCGCGCACCGCCGGCCTGAAACCCATCCTGTGCGTCGGCGAGACCCTCGAGGAGCACGAGGACGGAAGGGCCGAGGAGGTCATCGGCCACCAGATCGGGGTGGTGATCGACTGCTGCGGCATCGAGAGCTTCCGCGACGCCGTGATCGCCTACGAGCCGGTCTGGGCCATCGGTACCGGGCTTACCGCGACCCCCGAGAAGGCGCAGAAAATTCATGCCGCCATCCGTAGCCAACTGGCAAAAAAGGATGCTAATATCTCGCTCCTGACCCGGGTGCTTTACGGCGGAAGCGTCAAGCCGGCCAATGCGGCCGAACTTTTCGCCCAGCCGGATGTGGACGGGGGACTCATCGGCGGCGCCTCACTGGTGGCTTCCGATTTCCTGGATATATGCGCCGCGGCGCGTCGATAA
- a CDS encoding AAA family ATPase, which yields MLIEFSVANFRSFRERQTFQMTAAPRPGKRENVFSTNVPGDKLPDLLKVAAIYGGNASGKTNLIRALGIFSKLAAHRPEARARSLPVEPFRFDAALLNEPSVFEVHFIANGTRYQFNVSATRERIMHESLIAFPRGKEALLYVRARGEIADEYEFGGAFEGPAGIRDVWRGLTGPQSLFISQVVANSSEDLSQLRAPYAWLAQGAVVLDDGPKQLERIAEARTGEFWSGESADTWKEGISAYLQDIDVPVTSYRLEENETGRARIILTHQTRLGEADFELHEESSGTRNLIGFWLMWNLLIGSAGPSPERYGIIVVDELDASLHPEIVEHLVAKHISSGSKTQLIFTTHDTHLMSTRLLRRDQLWVADRNSDGATRLTSIHSYEGREGEDVEKRYFEGRYRGLPVRKRG from the coding sequence ATGTTGATCGAATTCTCCGTCGCCAATTTTCGCTCGTTCCGGGAGCGCCAGACGTTCCAGATGACCGCCGCGCCGAGACCGGGAAAGAGGGAAAACGTCTTCAGCACCAACGTCCCCGGCGACAAGCTGCCCGACCTCTTGAAGGTTGCTGCGATTTACGGCGGCAATGCGTCGGGAAAGACGAACCTCATAAGGGCCTTGGGCATCTTCTCCAAACTGGCAGCTCATCGTCCCGAGGCCAGAGCCCGAAGCCTGCCTGTGGAACCATTCCGTTTCGACGCTGCGTTATTGAACGAGCCGAGCGTGTTTGAGGTCCACTTCATCGCGAACGGCACCCGCTATCAGTTCAACGTAAGTGCGACGCGCGAGCGCATCATGCACGAATCCCTCATAGCTTTCCCTCGCGGCAAGGAAGCACTGCTCTATGTGCGGGCTCGTGGGGAGATCGCCGACGAATATGAGTTCGGTGGGGCGTTCGAAGGACCCGCTGGGATTCGGGACGTCTGGCGAGGGCTAACTGGACCGCAGTCCCTCTTCATATCGCAAGTTGTGGCCAATAGTAGCGAGGACCTTAGTCAGCTTCGGGCTCCATACGCTTGGCTAGCCCAGGGTGCAGTCGTCCTCGACGACGGTCCGAAGCAACTCGAGCGTATCGCCGAGGCTCGAACGGGGGAGTTTTGGAGCGGGGAGTCCGCCGATACGTGGAAGGAGGGCATCAGTGCCTACCTCCAGGATATCGATGTGCCTGTTACGAGTTATCGTTTGGAAGAAAATGAGACAGGGCGAGCAAGAATAATTCTGACCCACCAAACGAGGCTTGGGGAGGCTGATTTTGAGCTGCATGAGGAGTCGAGCGGTACGCGAAACTTGATTGGATTCTGGTTGATGTGGAATCTACTGATAGGAAGCGCAGGCCCGTCCCCAGAACGATATGGCATCATCGTGGTTGATGAACTCGATGCGAGTCTTCATCCCGAGATTGTCGAACACCTTGTTGCCAAACATATTTCGTCAGGGTCGAAGACCCAGCTCATCTTCACCACCCACGACACCCACCTCATGAGCACACGGTTGCTCAGGAGGGACCAACTATGGGTGGCCGATAGGAACAGCGACGGTGCCACGCGATTGACATCGATCCATTCCTACGAGGGGCGCGAAGGCGAGGACGTCGAGAAGCGGTACTTCGAAGGCCGCTACCGTGGCCTGCCCGTGCGCAAGCGAGGCTGA
- the secG gene encoding preprotein translocase subunit SecG, protein MFILFSVFYILIAAAMIVLILMQRGAGAEAGSGFGGGASATVFGARGSSSFMTRATAVLATLFFLLSLGMGIYLGRTGNPQPAADLGVMSGVTTPAAPANNAPVAPAASDVPSAPAATAPAANNDVPAPKQEATQAPAEPAKK, encoded by the coding sequence ATGTTCATTCTCTTCAGCGTTTTCTATATCCTGATCGCCGCGGCGATGATCGTGCTGATTCTCATGCAGCGCGGTGCCGGCGCGGAGGCAGGTTCCGGCTTCGGTGGCGGTGCTTCCGCCACGGTGTTCGGTGCGCGCGGCTCGTCGAGCTTCATGACGCGAGCCACCGCTGTGCTTGCCACCCTGTTTTTCCTGCTCAGCCTCGGCATGGGCATCTACCTCGGTCGTACGGGCAATCCCCAGCCGGCCGCGGATCTTGGCGTGATGTCGGGTGTCACCACCCCGGCCGCTCCCGCCAATAACGCCCCGGTGGCCCCGGCCGCGTCGGACGTGCCCAGCGCACCCGCCGCCACGGCACCGGCAGCGAACAACGACGTTCCGGCCCCGAAGCAGGAAGCCACGCAGGCTCCCGCCGAACCGGCCAAGAAGTAA
- a CDS encoding UBP-type zinc finger domain-containing protein, producing the protein MNGKGNGIDPTAAPSGTGCAECEREDGWWLHLRRCAQCGHIGCCDDSLAKHATKHAQETGHPIIQSFEPGEDWFYDYRDESVFDGPILAPPNSHPVDQTVPGPEDRVPKRWQRILLQSRER; encoded by the coding sequence ATGAACGGCAAAGGCAACGGCATCGATCCAACGGCGGCTCCCAGCGGTACCGGATGCGCCGAATGCGAACGCGAGGACGGCTGGTGGCTGCACCTGCGCCGCTGCGCGCAGTGCGGCCACATCGGCTGCTGCGACGATTCCCTGGCGAAACACGCCACGAAACACGCGCAGGAAACCGGCCACCCGATCATCCAGAGTTTCGAGCCCGGCGAAGACTGGTTCTACGATTACCGCGACGAAAGCGTGTTCGACGGCCCCATTCTGGCGCCGCCGAACAGTCACCCTGTCGACCAGACCGTACCCGGCCCGGAAGACCGCGTTCCGAAGAGGTGGCAGCGCATATTGCTGCAGTCCCGCGAACGATAG
- a CDS encoding response regulator: MNMTAAPRAIVFEDHSGLASALTDLLAERLGYDVAACADCIEEAIRVAHVEPCDVAVVDLDLQGIMAYPALDELKRRGIPYVLATGSMAVDIPHRYQAPLVCKPYSAHQLENAIREASLARAG, encoded by the coding sequence ATGAACATGACAGCCGCGCCGCGGGCGATCGTCTTCGAAGATCATTCGGGTCTGGCTTCCGCCCTGACCGACCTGCTCGCCGAGCGGCTCGGTTACGACGTGGCCGCCTGCGCCGATTGCATCGAGGAGGCCATCCGGGTGGCCCACGTGGAGCCTTGCGACGTGGCCGTGGTGGACCTCGATCTGCAGGGGATCATGGCCTATCCCGCGCTGGACGAACTGAAGCGCCGCGGCATCCCGTACGTGCTGGCTACCGGCTCGATGGCCGTCGATATCCCGCATCGGTACCAGGCGCCGCTGGTATGCAAGCCATACAGTGCGCACCAGCTCGAGAACGCCATCCGCGAAGCGAGCCTGGCGCGGGCCGGCTAG
- a CDS encoding GNAT family N-acetyltransferase, which produces MDYDISLASSVNVDDISALLQANAPSQGGSLTGEFPPDKVRKMIIGGMPVVVARREGRVVGVLFSAATDAPAPPVVRAMLDAWSGGSGSYVYGPVCIADTERGRGLLPQLCAVLKKRLPGREAILFIRTDNIASIRAHERLGMREVARFFFESSDFVVFSSDADGVG; this is translated from the coding sequence ATGGACTACGACATCTCTCTCGCATCCAGCGTGAATGTGGACGACATAAGCGCGCTGCTGCAAGCGAATGCGCCGTCGCAAGGCGGTTCCCTGACCGGGGAGTTCCCGCCCGACAAGGTCAGGAAGATGATCATCGGCGGCATGCCGGTCGTGGTGGCCCGCCGTGAGGGAAGAGTGGTGGGCGTGTTGTTCAGTGCCGCCACGGACGCGCCCGCGCCGCCGGTCGTCCGGGCCATGCTCGACGCTTGGTCCGGCGGCTCCGGGTCTTATGTGTACGGGCCGGTCTGCATCGCGGATACCGAGCGGGGGAGAGGTTTGCTCCCGCAACTTTGTGCGGTGCTGAAGAAGCGGCTTCCTGGGCGCGAGGCGATCCTCTTCATCCGGACGGATAACATCGCTTCCATACGTGCCCACGAGCGGTTGGGCATGCGTGAGGTCGCGAGGTTCTTCTTCGAGAGCAGCGATTTCGTCGTTTTCAGCAGTGACGCCGATGGCGTAGGATGA
- a CDS encoding DUF3772 domain-containing protein gives MRILRILSIALFLACSGGALAQTGDPTPAQQIDDLRSQLDAIEKAMKDDRISNQDIDDLRGKTVDVSGAAQKLSGTLQPDRDSAKARLDQLGPPPAGGAKEAPELAATRKDAQKAFDSVDARIKQADGLALEAQQTGNQLADLRRTRFQETISQRTNSPLSRPFWSQPADAFPRDSANLREFASAVKSDLASSWTVGNRTALIACVVLGLLLMTAVRFYIESRVRSLTANRMPPGRLRRSALIVGIALTSTLTTGLGTQLLYLGLNWNDGFGKETDDIARAIVRIVFLGAFVAGLGRALLSAKRPSWRLPAIPDETALALRRFPMLISLAVVLFYFLKELNRTIGTSLAATVVTSSLQAIVLTVLSAVALQRLSRTYRYDEEGTPPPPRPIWASLFIAAAWIGIVASWIGLLAGFIAFASFMAGQVVWTAIVIAATYLTMRLVDDLFETLLSEKGPMSARAQAVFGTHPKLLDQAGVLLSGVARLALFLFGLTAVASGFGAGASDIVALGAKLQSLKIYNVELKPSQILSSIGLFFLGLLAVRVIKNWMSEQYLPRTNLDPGMRSSLTTLLGYVGIVIVVAIALLAMGLSVQNVAWVASALSVGIGFGLQAIVQNFISGLILLAERPVKVGDWVVLDDAEGDIRRINVRATEIQVADRSTIIVPNSSFITKPVRNMTMANPQGRVLFKLPMPLDTDPVEVRNHMLAAMHAHASVQETPPPLLMLDHIDHAAMTFMAICYVGSPRDVGGVKSDLLFDIVARLRGADIPLLRPQDLVLRSGGGVSDLVGPTASGAPPSPIDPDPSA, from the coding sequence ATGCGCATCTTGAGAATTCTCTCCATCGCCCTGTTCCTCGCCTGCTCGGGCGGGGCCCTGGCCCAGACGGGCGACCCCACGCCCGCCCAGCAGATCGACGACCTGCGCAGCCAGCTCGACGCGATCGAGAAGGCGATGAAGGACGACAGGATATCCAACCAGGACATCGACGACCTGCGCGGGAAGACCGTGGATGTATCGGGAGCCGCGCAAAAACTGTCCGGCACCCTGCAGCCCGACAGGGACAGCGCGAAGGCGCGGCTCGACCAGTTGGGCCCGCCGCCCGCCGGAGGGGCCAAGGAGGCTCCCGAACTGGCCGCCACGCGCAAGGACGCGCAAAAGGCATTCGACAGCGTGGATGCGCGGATCAAGCAGGCGGACGGCCTTGCCCTGGAGGCCCAGCAAACCGGCAACCAGCTGGCCGATCTGCGCCGCACGCGTTTCCAGGAAACCATTTCGCAGCGCACGAACTCGCCGCTCTCCCGGCCATTCTGGTCGCAGCCGGCGGACGCCTTCCCGCGCGACTCGGCGAACCTGCGCGAATTCGCCAGCGCGGTGAAGAGCGACCTTGCCAGCAGCTGGACAGTCGGCAACCGCACGGCGCTGATCGCCTGCGTCGTGCTCGGCCTTCTCCTGATGACCGCCGTGCGCTTCTATATCGAATCGCGCGTGCGCAGCCTCACCGCCAACCGCATGCCGCCCGGACGATTGCGTCGCTCGGCGCTGATCGTCGGCATCGCCCTCACCTCCACGCTGACGACGGGCCTCGGCACGCAATTGCTCTACCTCGGGCTCAACTGGAACGACGGCTTCGGCAAGGAGACCGACGACATCGCGCGCGCCATCGTGCGTATCGTGTTCCTCGGCGCCTTCGTGGCGGGACTCGGCCGCGCGCTGCTCTCGGCGAAACGCCCGTCGTGGCGCCTGCCCGCCATTCCCGACGAGACCGCGCTCGCCCTTCGCCGCTTTCCCATGCTGATTTCGCTGGCGGTGGTGCTGTTCTACTTCCTCAAGGAACTGAACCGCACGATCGGCACCAGCCTCGCCGCCACCGTGGTCACGAGCAGCTTGCAGGCGATCGTACTCACCGTGCTGAGTGCGGTGGCGTTGCAGCGCCTCAGCCGTACGTATCGCTACGACGAGGAAGGCACCCCGCCGCCGCCGAGGCCGATCTGGGCCAGCCTGTTCATCGCCGCGGCGTGGATCGGCATCGTCGCGTCGTGGATCGGGTTACTCGCCGGTTTCATCGCGTTCGCCTCGTTCATGGCCGGCCAGGTGGTATGGACGGCGATCGTGATTGCGGCCACGTACCTCACGATGCGCCTCGTCGACGACCTGTTCGAGACCCTCCTTTCCGAGAAGGGCCCGATGAGCGCACGTGCGCAGGCGGTGTTCGGCACGCATCCGAAGCTTCTCGACCAGGCCGGCGTACTGCTTTCCGGCGTGGCGCGGCTGGCCCTGTTCCTCTTCGGGCTCACCGCCGTGGCGTCCGGTTTCGGCGCGGGTGCGTCGGACATCGTCGCGCTGGGCGCCAAACTGCAGTCGCTGAAGATCTACAACGTCGAACTCAAGCCCAGCCAGATCCTGAGTTCCATCGGCCTGTTCTTCCTCGGCCTGCTGGCCGTGCGGGTCATCAAGAACTGGATGTCCGAGCAGTACCTGCCGCGGACCAACCTCGATCCCGGCATGCGCAGCTCGCTCACCACGCTGCTGGGATACGTCGGCATCGTGATCGTCGTCGCCATCGCATTGCTGGCGATGGGCCTCTCGGTGCAAAACGTGGCATGGGTCGCTTCCGCGCTCTCGGTCGGCATCGGCTTCGGCCTGCAGGCGATCGTGCAGAACTTCATTTCGGGCCTGATCCTGCTGGCGGAGCGGCCGGTGAAGGTCGGCGACTGGGTGGTGCTGGACGATGCCGAAGGCGATATCCGCAGGATCAACGTGCGCGCCACGGAGATCCAGGTGGCGGACCGCTCGACCATCATCGTGCCGAATTCGTCGTTCATCACGAAGCCCGTGCGCAACATGACGATGGCGAACCCGCAGGGCCGCGTGCTGTTCAAGCTGCCGATGCCACTGGACACGGACCCGGTCGAAGTGCGGAACCACATGCTCGCGGCGATGCATGCGCATGCCTCGGTGCAGGAAACACCCCCGCCGCTGCTGATGCTCGACCACATCGACCATGCGGCGATGACCTTCATGGCCATCTGCTATGTGGGCAGTCCGCGCGACGTGGGCGGAGTGAAGAGCGACCTGCTCTTCGATATCGTCGCGCGACTGCGCGGTGCGGACATTCCGCTGCTGCGGCCGCAGGACCTGGTGCTGAGGTCGGGTGGCGGCGTGAGCGATCTTGTCGGCCCCACCGCCAGCGGCGCACCGCCATCGCCCATCGATCCGGATCCGTCGGCGTAG
- a CDS encoding DUF1304 domain-containing protein — protein sequence MPVVATALTVLVILIHVYIVVLEMVLWRSRGPRVFGISADFARDSAALASNQGLYNAFLVVALALGLALREPFATVFVFYGLGCVVVAGLWGALTASRRILYVQALPAALALAAQWMAR from the coding sequence ATGCCCGTCGTCGCCACCGCGCTCACCGTCCTGGTGATCCTGATCCACGTGTACATCGTCGTCCTGGAAATGGTCCTGTGGCGCTCGCGCGGGCCGAGGGTGTTCGGCATCAGCGCCGATTTCGCCCGGGACAGTGCCGCGCTCGCCTCCAACCAGGGGCTCTACAACGCCTTCCTCGTGGTCGCGTTGGCGTTGGGACTCGCCCTGCGCGAGCCGTTCGCCACGGTCTTCGTCTTCTACGGCCTCGGTTGCGTCGTCGTGGCCGGCCTGTGGGGCGCGCTGACCGCCAGCCGGCGCATCCTCTATGTCCAGGCCCTGCCGGCCGCCCTGGCGCTTGCGGCCCAGTGGATGGCCCGATAA
- a CDS encoding serine hydrolase, producing the protein MPRLRHLLAFGVTSFVFALAAHAQEAGSPASPAGTESAARPAALADFDAYVDATRKQFDVPGIGVAIVKDGKTVLEMGSGVRKLGEPAKVDAHTQFAIASNTKAFTAASLSILADEKKLDMNDRVVDRLPWFQMSDPYVTREMRIRDLLAHRSGLSLGAGDLLYWPATTYTTQEVVQRLRHVPLTNSFRAEYAYDNILFAVAGLVIEQVSGKPWADFVRERIFTPLGMTESQTHAPDSIGPNDDIATGHAKFDFKDLKPVAPMSWNNNQAAGGIYSSVHDLSKWMNMQLAGGTYTDASGKQQRLFSEKRQAEMWSLVTPIKISEPSVPELKATKPNFSGYGEGWFVSDYRGHKLVWHTGGWPGMVSRVTLVPDLKLGIVVLTNQESGAAFQAVTYRALDAYMDAPKTDWNAAYAASVKKSEAHADDSMKKHEAARAKGSKPSLPLDGYVGTYRDPWYGDVKVAKQGGRLTMSFTKTAQLKGTLEPWQHDTFIAHWNDRSLNGDAFVTFALDPDGKVREVRMEPVSPLTDFSFDFQDLRLAPVKD; encoded by the coding sequence ATGCCGCGCCTCCGTCACCTCCTCGCCTTCGGCGTCACCAGCTTCGTTTTCGCGCTCGCCGCGCACGCCCAGGAGGCCGGCTCGCCGGCGTCTCCGGCAGGGACCGAAAGCGCTGCGCGCCCCGCGGCGCTCGCCGATTTCGACGCCTACGTGGATGCGACACGCAAGCAGTTCGACGTCCCGGGCATCGGCGTGGCGATCGTGAAGGACGGCAAGACGGTGCTGGAGATGGGCTCGGGCGTGCGCAAGCTCGGCGAGCCGGCGAAGGTGGATGCGCATACGCAGTTCGCCATCGCCTCGAACACCAAGGCGTTTACCGCCGCATCCCTCTCGATCCTCGCCGACGAGAAGAAGCTGGACATGAACGACCGCGTCGTCGACCGGCTGCCCTGGTTCCAGATGTCCGATCCTTACGTGACCCGCGAGATGCGCATCCGCGACCTGCTCGCGCACCGCAGCGGCCTCAGCCTCGGCGCGGGCGACCTGTTGTACTGGCCGGCCACCACTTATACGACGCAGGAGGTGGTGCAACGCCTGCGCCACGTGCCGCTGACCAACAGCTTTCGCGCAGAGTACGCATACGACAATATCCTGTTCGCCGTGGCGGGCCTCGTCATCGAGCAGGTGTCGGGCAAGCCGTGGGCAGATTTCGTGCGCGAGCGCATCTTCACGCCCCTGGGCATGACCGAATCGCAGACGCATGCGCCCGACAGCATCGGGCCGAACGACGACATCGCCACGGGTCATGCGAAATTCGACTTCAAGGACCTTAAGCCGGTCGCCCCGATGTCTTGGAATAACAACCAGGCCGCCGGCGGCATCTATTCGAGCGTGCACGACCTATCGAAATGGATGAACATGCAACTGGCCGGCGGCACCTATACCGATGCCTCAGGAAAGCAGCAGCGGCTGTTCAGCGAGAAGCGGCAGGCCGAGATGTGGTCGCTGGTCACGCCGATCAAGATTTCCGAACCCAGCGTGCCGGAACTGAAGGCCACGAAGCCGAACTTCTCCGGCTACGGCGAAGGCTGGTTCGTTTCCGATTACCGCGGCCACAAGCTCGTATGGCACACCGGCGGCTGGCCCGGCATGGTGTCGCGCGTGACCCTGGTGCCCGATCTCAAGCTCGGGATCGTGGTGTTGACCAACCAGGAATCCGGCGCGGCCTTCCAGGCGGTGACATACCGTGCACTGGATGCCTACATGGATGCACCGAAGACCGACTGGAACGCGGCGTACGCGGCAAGCGTGAAGAAGTCCGAGGCCCATGCCGACGACAGCATGAAGAAACACGAAGCGGCACGTGCGAAGGGATCGAAGCCTTCGCTGCCGCTGGACGGCTACGTCGGCACCTACCGCGATCCCTGGTACGGCGACGTCAAGGTGGCGAAGCAGGGCGGCCGGCTGACGATGAGCTTCACGAAGACGGCGCAGCTCAAGGGCACGCTGGAACCGTGGCAGCACGATACCTTCATCGCCCACTGGAACGACCGCTCGCTCAACGGCGACGCCTTCGTGACCTTCGCGCTCGACCCGGACGGCAAGGTACGCGAGGTGCGGATGGAGCCGGTGTCGCCGCTGACGGACTTCAGCTTCGACTTCCAGGATCTGCGCCTGGCACCCGTCAAGGACTGA
- a CDS encoding RloB family protein, with protein MRRHQIEQKLSRDAAIHFRVNAKVEVTHCGKTDPKGIVEEGIRRKARFDKVFCVVDRDTHPGWDEAMRLAKRHEGLEIISSFPCFEFWLLLHFNGNRKPYVAQGNKSPAECCVADLKKCESMRDYDKGRIGRVFQSLVGRLAGASKRSEEILKDAKVTNAFNPSSRLHELIRFFEALEKEMNP; from the coding sequence CTGCGAAGACACCAAATCGAGCAGAAATTATCTCGAGATGCCGCCATCCACTTTCGTGTGAATGCGAAGGTGGAAGTCACGCATTGCGGCAAGACGGACCCCAAGGGAATCGTCGAGGAGGGGATACGCAGGAAGGCGCGGTTCGACAAGGTTTTCTGCGTTGTCGACCGCGATACCCATCCCGGCTGGGACGAAGCCATGCGCCTGGCTAAACGGCACGAGGGACTCGAGATCATCTCGTCGTTTCCCTGCTTCGAGTTCTGGCTCCTCCTCCATTTCAACGGCAACCGGAAGCCCTATGTCGCGCAAGGCAACAAGTCGCCGGCGGAATGTTGCGTCGCCGATCTGAAGAAGTGCGAGTCGATGCGGGACTACGACAAGGGCAGGATCGGGCGTGTCTTCCAGTCGCTGGTCGGGCGTCTCGCCGGTGCGAGCAAGCGATCGGAGGAAATCCTCAAGGACGCGAAAGTGACCAACGCCTTCAACCCGAGCAGCAGGCTGCACGAACTGATCCGGTTCTTCGAAGCCTTGGAAAAGGAAATGAACCCGTGA